A stretch of DNA from Rattus rattus isolate New Zealand chromosome 1, Rrattus_CSIRO_v1, whole genome shotgun sequence:
TAATGGATCAACagaattttgtgtatttatcATAAATTATTGTTTTCTAAATCAATCCCACAATTTACTATTGGGAAAATTAAATATCTGTATTTCCAGTTTAGAGAAATCATGGCTAGTAGAAAAAGTTCAGACAACTGCATTAAATATTCAACTTTATCTTTACTTaatgagaaaacaacaacagcacaaTCATATCCCGAAAGTGTAACAGGTCTTTGTCTACCTTGTTGAATAATTAATGAAATTTGTTCCTCATAAGTTGTTAATATTTTGTtagttatatttaatatatatctatTCTAAAGGCAACTCATCGTGAGCTAGAATGCCTTtataatatttacatgtatttaaaatatataataatccatatatatatataatttaataactaTCTGCAACAATACGTGCCAAAAATGcatcttttcattttcagaaaagatATCCCTGCATGCCTTTACATAAGCATTAATATATACAGTCTCCTTTATAGGTAATAATCTTCTCTTATACTCCTCTTAGTATTTTCAAAAGCAAGCAGTTTCAGCAGTTgtcctctagcttcctcttctactACTGTTCTATGCAATGTTGATTTTAGTGTAGATAAAACCTGAATATATGGTTCATATAAAGTTACTGCCTTTTTCAACTGACCAATATCATCAACAGGAATTCCTTCATAATAAGTCGGTGGGGCTGTACCTTGAACCGGTGCTGGCCTaactttaggaaaagaaaaaaaaaaaaaaagcatcatcaTTATCGCCTGTATCTATCATTAACATGTCATCCTcaggagatgatgcagaaaaACTGCTTCAGGAACTGGTGCAGACAGCAAAACTTTTACTTTCCCTTTTGTCATTTGTTGCAcagttattttaaagaattaaaatctttCTGGAACTGATCAATCTTTCCTGACAACTGTTTAAGAGACCGAGAAGCATCATACAAGGTTGTGTCAGACATTCTGACATTCATAATTcttgtttataattatttatcTGATCCTTGACTTGCTGCTCTAAATTTAAATCCTTTATTGAAGGCACAGcttcatgttttatatttgttatcACCCTTTCTCCATTCATGGCCTTGAACAGATTAAAAATAACTGCCAAAATAAACCAGAAACAAATTGGAACCTTTTTGCCCTGACAGCCTTTTGCACCTTAGCTTTCGCTTTCACCCAAATATCAGAATCTCTGGAACCCTCGTCAGGGAACCAAGGAgttctcttgctgtctctaaaCACATTTCTAAATCATACTGAGTGATATGAATTCCCTGtccttttaaaagatgtttaagcATAGCAAGACAAGGAGAAGATTTTCTTACCCCGTTTCCCTGTAATAAAATATACTTACCATATCTGACCATCCTGACTTACCTTTATGGTGCCTATTCAGTGCCATTTGTCAACGTCTAATGTGTTGGTGGACCTGGTTACAGTCGCATACTACCAGGACACAGGGTatgcagagaaaagacagaaggaacagcacacagttgcaagctttattaatccttatgtagatatgaatatgcattacttTAACTTCCATTTCGGCAAGATACCATAAGATCATTATTCCCATTACAtcaggaacaactgaggcaagtctaaacaaagaaatatgataaaaaaaaggggttcttctcaaaatattcacataacaaaCCAACCCTCTTCTTGTTATCAAAGTGTACTTGCCATTACCAGGAGAGTTTGATAACCGCTCCCACAGAAACAAGACACAGCAGAAGAcagtttaaggccaagtgagaaaaacattttcttctcaagggcggCATTCTAGCCCCTACTGGTacctgtcaccagtccttacttgaccctgcctggaagctccatctctctgtcttaaCACTACATTACTTCACTCTTTTTATGAATTACATATCATCTGGATACACAGCAGCAGAATGATCATATTTCTTTGCAACATATTTGCTGTGCTATCACTCTATGCTTTGAAACCTGTCATGTCTGTGTCCGTGATGGTTTATTTGAAGAGCATGGTATACATGTTCATTCTTCTTTGCTTtatagaacatattttttttgttttttttatttatttatttatttttttttattaacttgaatatttcttatatacatttcgagtgttattccctttgccggtttccgggcaaacatcccctccccctcccttccttatgggcgttccctccccaccctcccccattgccgccctccccccccaacagtttagttcactggggttcagtcttagcaggacccagggcttccccttccactggtgctcttactaggatattcattgctacctaggaggtcagagtccagggtcagtccatgtatatatagtctttaggtagtggcttagtccctggaagctctggttgcttggcattgttgtacatatggggtctcgagccccttcaagctcttccagttctttctctgattccttccacggggtcctattctcagttcagtggtttgctgctggcattcgcctctgtatttgctgtattctggctgtgtctctcaggagcgatctacacttctgcacttctttgcttcatccatcttgtctaattgggtggctgtatatatatgggccacatgtggggcaggactgaatgggtgtcccttcagtctctgttttaatctttgcctctcttttccctgccaagggtattcttgttccccttttaaagaaggagtgaagcattcacattttgatcatccgtcttgagtttcatttgtagaacatattttaaattgtaataatTTCTCTTCTAAAATTAATGAACTTGTTAAGAACTATTATTGTatgctttattaattttgttgctacttcaaatACTTTTAGGAGGGTGTTTCTTACATACAAACTCATGTTGAAATTACCTCTTCATATGCAAGAATAGCTATTTTTATCCACTAATTTTACTTCTTAGTGTAAGTAAAAAATGTGGTGGATTGTTGTGATGCTGGTTGTATTCTAACGCAAAATATTGTGTTTTAATCTGTACTTGTCCCCAAAGTACAGATTCACATATCCACCAAATGATGCTATGTGAACCCTGTTCCCCAACTCAATTGATCAGTAAGAGGCTAGTTGTTATGTTTGGTCAGTTTGAGGATTGAGTGAATAGATTACCGTCtatccacacacaaaaataaatgaatgaatgaataaatgaataaataaataaacaaacaaggttTAAAATCACGTCTTCTATCTCTCTATTGCTAGTTGTGTCAGGGAACCCCATTATATCTAGCAttatttgctgtttttgttgatgttgtgtTTGATTATGGTGAtaaattttgcttattttatttggttgttgttcctggtgtgggttttttttttataattattattcttttttgagAAACCTGTTTATCCAGGCTATTCTTGAACTCTATTTGAagtccagattggcctcaaactgacagaggtcctcctgcctctttttTCTGatccaggattaaaggtgtggccagGATTAAAGCCACTAAGCTCCTTCAAGTATTTCAATTGTTAAATTGAATTGTGTCTCTTGGAATTCACATGTAGGAAGAAAATAGAGAGCCACAGTAAAATGTTTcctgttttaataaaaaatatactttcatctgaaggcttcttcCTATTAGTATTGCATCAGTTCAACAATATCCTGAATATCATCCATAGCAATTAAAACAAATCATACATTTTTGCAAAGTAAGTCAATCATTGTTGTAACAAACCCTAATTTATTTGAAGGATTTGTAGTGCTTTCTTTGTCCTGTCACAATATTTTCCTTAAGAGGAAGATCAGCTTgagttttaaacattaaaaaattttgGTTTTGTGAATTTAAAAGACTAGAGACTTTAAAAATTGGAATCTCTGAGTTTCCAACCTATTTTGGGGTGATGGCTATTAAGGTTCTATATTTTGTACTGACGTTCAGCGCAAAGTTGATATATGACCTTTGCTTTGTGTGAAAAAATTCAACATGCAAATTTAGGGATCACAACTTAACCTAACAATTATCCTAATTGGAAAAAGCCATTCataacacctttaattccagcattcaagagtTAGAGGCCAGTTTGGGTTAATCTCAGGTCAACCTGATTAAAGGAGCAGGGCCATTATATCTAGGAATATATGAGGTGACAATGTctcaacatgaaaaaaaaaaaaaacaaaaaaaaaaaaaacgagagacagaaaagcaaaactcACATTTGAGGAAGTGAGGTCATTCTGGGATGTCAGTAATGAGCAGTACTGAGCAGTTAAAAGCTATAGAACTGTAATGCAAAATCATTCTTAGCAACTTAAAGAATTGTGACCAGACTGTAATACCACATATCTATTTGCCAAAATAATAGCAAacaggagagggtgagggagtttgagagagagagtgaataaCAAAGACTGTAATTTTGCCccacattttgatttctttttagtcTATGGTCTTCACATGATGCCAATGTTTTCTCAATAGGCAAACCTAATGCATACCAAAAGAAATAAGTCCTCCTAAGCCCCTATCTTTCCTATATTGTGCTATAGACACCTTTGGGGTTCTTAGTGCCCTGTCTGATTCCACTATCAAGGATTTCACAGAGTTCACTGAAGCACTTAGAATCCAATTTCTCAGGAAACCTAGAAATTTAAACAAGTTTCCAACAACCCTATGTGATAACACAGTGTCAGAAGTCAtggaagaaaaatgacatttgtaTTCCTTTCAGGGTAGCACCCTTGTCTGTCACTACAGTGAATTAAACTGCTTGCCTTGGTGATCTTTTTCCAGGCAAGCATCAATCATTGCATTAGAGATGGAAAACTGGGGCTGAGGTAAGATTTCTTATGTGTCCCAATCAGCAGGAAAAGATGTCTTTCCTTTATGTTGTTTTCCTGCTTGTATTTGCTGCCCTTGTTTGGTATCTGTCTCCCAGGCCAGACTGACCTTGGAACTCCTGGGCTACCAGGTGGTGCTGAGGCTAGAGACTCTCCTGACTCTACTTCTAGGAATAAAATGTTGATGTGCCCCACCCAGGCACCGGAAGTCTGATTGAATCACATTGTGCAACCAATCATCATCTGTAACTGACTCACTGAACCCAGGCAGTATAAAAGGAAACCAATTTGAACAGAACCTCAGATGAAGCAGAGCCAGGACAGGCACACACTGCCTCTCATGCCTTCCTGGAATCACTCTTGATTTTCAGTGCTGAAAGAGGTAAGTTTGGGGAACAGGTAGACTTCCCTTCTTGATGGCCTTGAGAGTTTTagctgtgtttgtgtatgtctgtgtgtctgtattatTACTTGTGGGCTGAGCAAACTCTTCCCCACAATGATGTGTAGATCTCAGTAGTTGAGTATTGTTTTTCAAAGCTTTCTTGACCAAGTAGTTGATTTTGGTAAACACTAAAAAAATTCTAGGTTGGAAACATCAAGGTATGTTTATGGATATATTTTGCTTGCCCTGTGAATGTAATGTTGTTggtcattcattttaaatattttttatgaagTTGGTATTCTCTGGTACTTTAGAATGAGACACCAAGGTGAACCTTAAAATTTGAGGAACATCAAGTAACTTCCACTTTTCCAAGGGGGGAATAGAAGACATTGCTCTGTTCTTATGATTTTATGATAGGTATATCGATTCTTCACTCAGGATTTTCACActagttaagttttttttttttttaaattcttgtcTGATGTTTTGTCCCCATCCACTTCCCTGCAAGCATGTCGGTAGGACTAAAATGACACATTTACTGACAGGAACCCATAAAAGCATGTGTGACAGAAATCTCAAttggtttctggtttgtttgccTTAACTTTAATTATgtgtcccttcttttttttttttttttaaatcacagcttttcctttattttcactAACTCTTGGCATTGGTCCTAAAGTCACACAACAGATACAAAAACTGCCATAGGTGAATCTTTCTGTCCATTGTCACCACAATGGCTTCAGAGATTAAAGAATCCTTAAAGCACAAGACAGCAGCAAAATACCTTCAGAAAGACAATTTAGAGTTCATTCCAACTCATGCTTCTCCTGTACAATGGGGAGAAATCTTTTCTGACTCATCAAGTGCCCAGCTCAACTTTTCCCCAAGCAAAAATGGCTTCTCAGCAAAGCAGGAGCTGCAAAAACTCTGGGAGATGTTTAACTCATGGTTGCAGCCAGAAAAACAGAGCAAGGAGCAGATGATTTCTCAACTGGTCTTGGAGCAGTTTCTCCTCACTGGACACTGTAAAGACAATGTTGTCTTGAAAGAGATTTGGGAAGCAAGTGGAAGAAACATGGGGAGATTCATGGAGGGGCTGACTGATGAGTGCTTGAAGCCTCCTATCATGGTGAGTACCTGAGGGGCTTAGTTGGAAAGAAAGGTAGCATGATTTGGGTTTTGGGAAAAGTAGcatgctttgttctgttttgtttttctttgattgatcatgtgtattttttcttttacaattgagattcaattccccaaatgaaaatatttatacccAAGGAAACTTACGGCTTCAAATTATTATTACAGCAGAAAGGATCCTATCACTTAGGCTTGATGTGcataaataaatgtcatataCTTACGTGTTAGCAGAGAATAAAAAAATTGACATGGGGAAGCCTTTAAGGATGTAGAGGAGATAcattgtgtgtgtgacacagctTGTTTATGGACATGCTTACTGTGTAGTCATGAGGAGTCCACTAGATCCTGCCCCACATACTTAAAAACAAGGTTTCCAGCAGTAGCCTGTGATCCCTGGGATTGTGTGGCAAAAACTGGTGATCAAATTGACTAGATGGATTCCTGAATTGGCTACTACATGAGACAGATTCTTTGTCTAAAAAACTGAGGGTTCAGAATATTAacattctaatattgaaataTGGATACTACATATAAACAAAGCAATGCAATGCCCATATGAATTTCCTTGATTAATAATGGTACTTCAGTCAGTCcaaatattcatatttgaatataTCTAATATAGATTTAATTATGTTAGATGTTTACTCAAAGTTGAGATTTGCATAATTCTGTATTGACAGAAATGTTGATGAAACTGAATATATTCAATTATATCATATACAGATTCCAACAAACCGATTAAAAAGGCTTTCTGTTATTTCAGAtagtttgtttgaatttttatttgttaagttGTTTGGTTCATTTCTTGGTTGGTTGCTACCTAGTATTTGTGATTTGCAACATGTTTTCCTTATGAAGTCCTCTTTGTCTTTGGAATCAGAGGAACtaccctccttctgcttctcaaaCGATAGGTTAACTGGTTAGACCACCACACCTTACAAGTTAAGTATTATACTGGCCATacattttgagatttattttaagcTCAAAATTGCATGAATGAAAGTACATACTAAGTACACTGCTGGTATAATATCCTGTCATGTTCCTGAGAGTAGGCCTTGTGTTTCTTTGAGACGTTgcactttaaaaaagaagatcaTATAAAATAAGGCCAATCTGGAAACATGGGAGGGACAGTTTAAAAAAGGCTTATCCCCGTTCAATGTAAATTAAATATGGTGGGCAGAGCTTGTAGGAATATAACCTTTTCCTTCTCCAGGGACAGTGACTCAACATTTGAAACAACATCTATAGTAACTTTAGACATCAGAATTTGTGAATGCCATGAATAGATCATTAGATTTTAGGACTAAACAAATGAAGTAATACATAGTGGCCAGCCAGTCTTTCAGGGCTAGATGGTTGTGGGCAGGTATCTGTAATCCACAGATTCAAGGACAAGCCAAGGGTAACCTGGCATTTTTTACAGGTCTATGTCTCCATGCAAGGACAGGAAGCCCTATTTTCTGAAAACATGCCATTAAAAGAAGTCATCAGGCTTTTGGAACAACAGAAATCAGCAACAAGCCTAATACCAGAGAGCACAAAGATGCCGGAACACATCACAGAAGATATATTATTGTCCACAGGTTAGTTGGTAACATGGACAGAAGAGACATGTTTTGTGGGGATCCATTTTTGGGTACATTTTCATAGATTGTATTCTTTCCACAGGACaagaaaacagtgaaaataaaCATACTTCTGGGAATTCTACTGAAGTAAACATTGGTGATAGCAGTACTGGACATGAGATGAACTCCCTTCTTATTATACAGAAAGAGCCGTGTCCTGAGCAGGAAGAGGGACTTGCTTCTTTTCAATTCGCTCAGGGTGCCAGAGCAAGTCAAGGCAACTCCAGTCATCATGTAGAGTTTCTGAGTGCTCACACTTGCAGAGATATCCCCATGGAGGCACAACCAGTGATTTTCTACAGGACAAACACCTCTGAAGACAGGGAAGAGTGCTGTACCACTTCCAAGAATGCTACTCAAGAAAAGGGTGGTGATAATATTCCTATGAGGAAGATGGATTCCATCTTCATTAACCAGAGAATGTATCATCCTGAACCTAAAATGGGAGATGTTTCTTATGGGGTTCCTCAGGATTTTACAAGAAGAAGTCCTGGAACATCCACAAGCCAACAAGAGTCACTGGGGCTATCTTTTTCTGAAGATGACCCTAGAGACATTCCAGGAGTCAACTCCAGGCCAGAGAAGCTTACATCTGAGGCTGTACTTCTTTATCAGTATCAGGAGGCAAACTCGacaaataaaagtcatcaaaagaggtTACATGTAGGTGCTAAACAGTACAATTGTGAAAAATGTCCTAGGACTTTCAAATATGCCAGTCATCTTTcactccaccagagaactcaccAAAATAAGAAGGCATTTGTGTGTCCCACCTGTCAGAAAACATTCAAAAGAGCCTCTGACCTCCGATGTCATGAGATCATACACAATCCAGAGAAGCCTTTCAAATGTAGCACATGCGAAAAGTCCTTCAGCCACAAGACCAACCTGAAGGCTCATGAGAGGATTCACACAGGAGAAAAGCCTTATGTCTGTTCCCTGTGTAATCATAGATTCTGCCAATCATCTACGTACAACCGTCACCTGAGGAATGTGCACAAGTCTGACTGAATTGTGGATCATCCTCAACAGAAGCTGGTAGGACTTTGGACTCAGTATGTCatgtgaaaagagagaagaatgtaGTTACTAAAGTGTACTTTCCCAATGAAGATGTAACATCCAACTTGtgtattacttatttttttcttccattttaattaaattatttcttgtttacatttcaattgtttttccttttctcagtttcttgtccataagccccttagcCTCTCCCCCTGACattctatatgggtttccccCCGCCTTCACCCCTCATTACTAcaacactgggtgtccaaccttggcaggaccaagggcttccacttccacttgTGTTGGAAAAAGTCTACTCACTGCTACAACAAGCTTATTCTTCAAAGTGTTGCACAGGGTCCATCACTTATATTcttagggtagtggtttagtcccttgggaGCAATGGTtgtttggcatttttgtttttttgggatCTAAAgacccttcaactccttcagacctttctctaattcctccagcggGGTTCGGTTGTCACTTCAGTGTTTACTgcttgcatttgcctctgtatttgaaatattctggctgtgtttctcaggagagatctacctcTGGTTCCTGTAAGCATACACTTCTTAagttcatcaatcttatctaggccacatgtagggcaggttGTGAATGGTTGATTcttcattctctgctacaaactttttctccatatttccacctatgggtatttttgttccctttttaaagaaggagtgaagcatccccattttggtcatcctgcttgagattcatgtggtctgtgcatcttggttAATTTGAACATTTTGGCTTATATCAACTTATTAATGGGTGCAAaccttgtctgtttttctgtgattgtgctgcctcactcaggaagatattttctagtttcatccatttgcctattaatttcatgaagacattttctctgatagctgagaagtatgccattgtgtagatgtactacattttctgtatccattcttctgttgaagggcatgtaggttcatttcagcttctggctattataaataaggctgctgtgaacatagtggaatatgttactttgttgtatgctggaacaattttgggtatatgcccaggagaggtatagctgggtccaaaggtagttcaatatccaattttttgaggaagttccagactcatttccagagaggttataccagtttgcaatcccaccaacaatggaggagtgttcctctttgtccacatcctctccagagactgctgtttcctgagtttttcatcttaaccattctgactgatgttCGAGGAATTCCaaggttatttttaatttgcatctccctgattaataaggatgttgaacatttctttcagtactGCTCAGCCATTCAAACTTCCTTAGCAGTGAAtttgttgtttagctctgtaccccattttttaatagggttttttgtctcTCCAgaatctaacttcatgagttctttgtatactttggatattagccctctatcatatgtaggattggaaaagatctttttccaatctgtaggttccCATTTAGTCCTAaggacagtatcctttgccttacagaagctctgcagctttatgaaatcccatttgtcaattcttgattttagagcaacaagccattggtgttctatctgggaaattttctccagggccCCTGTGTTTGAGAACCTTCccaacttttccttctattagtttgagtgtgtctggtttgttgtggaggtccttgatccacttggacttaagtttgtacaggcaataagaatggactGATTTGCCTTCTTTTACATGCTTACTTCCAGttgaatgagcaccatttgttgaaaatgctaccttttttccattggatgtttttggctctttctcaaaaatcaagtgactatagatgtATGAAttaatttctggatcttcaattctattccattgatctaccttcctgtctctgtaccaattctgtacagtttttatcactagttCACTGTAATACAGCTGAAGGTTAGGTATGGTGGTTCCctcagaagctcttttattgttgaggatagtttttgctatccttcgaggttttttattttattcgaaatgaatttacaaattactTTCTAACTCTACGAAGGATTGAGATGGATTTTTGattgggattgtattgaatctgtagatcgctttcggcaagatgaccatttttactatattaatcctgccaatccatgagcatggaagatctttccatattctaaggtcttgttcaatttttttcttcagagacatgcagttcttatcatacagaccattcacttgcttggttaaggtcaccccgagttattatattatttgggactattatgaagggtgtcatttccctaatttctttctcagcctgtttttcttttgtgtggagaaagactactgatttgtttgcattaattttagACATAGCCATTTTGCTTAATTTGTTTTTCAGACTCACTACTTCTTTGGTGGGacttttgggtcacttaaatatactatcaaattttctgcaaatagttatattttgacgtcttccttcccaatttgtatcctgttgacctccttttgttgtacGATTGCTTCatctaggactttgagaactatattggataagtagggaggcagaaggaagccttgtctactccccaattttagtggttttgcttcaaatttctctccattgagttaaTGTTAGCTACAGggttgttgtatatggcttttactatgtttagttatgggccatGAATTACtgttctctccaggacttttatcatgaagggatgttgaattttgtcaaatgctttttcaacatctaatgaaatggtcatgtagttttttccttgagttcatttatatagtggattacattgatgttttTGCCATATATTAAACTTGAGTGTTATCCTCTCAGGTGTACAGTcactcctggcagctggcttttAGCACTCTGTGAGGGCACAACTGGAATTGTCCTGCCCCTACTGTtcttaggtccctgtgctcaggggcCACAGATgatgctaggtgttttcctcaggGGCTGTAGTGGAGATAGGCATTTACCTCTTAAGTCAGGAATGTGAGCTTAGAGTAGTCTCCTCTAGGTTTTCAGGGGTATCTCTACCTCTTAGTGTCTACCTCTCCctgccatgggatttgggtgcaggtagcAGTttgatcagttcagttcagatctgtgTGCTGATCTGGACCACAGGGCCtgtgcagctgactgctcctatattcatTTTTCCAAACACACTGTGCAGTCtcctcttgggccatggatgTGGGCAATGGAGGGCAGAAAAAGCAATCGGTCCTGCCCTGAAGTCTGAAGATTGCCAACACTTCTGgttgatcagctctctctcccttgggatttgggagcagggaggtgTGATATGGGATGAGAAAAGTTGGGGCCATGGCCTGAAATCAGAGGTGCCTGGTGCCTTtttgtgtcctgaatccaccaggcagttcacttggagcagaaaagttaaccttatctctgctctcaggcatgtagtctctCCTTGTCGCTGGCTTTCGGGTCTCCATGAGGGTAGTAACCTGAAGAGTCCTGCCCCTACTACGAGGTCCCTTTCGCAGGGGCAATAAATGGTGCTAGGTATTCTCCTCTTGAGTTGGAGCAGAGAGTAGTCTGCTCAGTTCTCAGGAGTGTCATGGCTCACTGTAAAGGAATGGGTTCATCCAAGCATCTCAAAATTTAAACCTATAAATGTCctttccaaaggaaagacagggaaaaaatggaatagagattgaaggaaagggcAACCAGAGACCACCCCAACTAGAGATACttcccatccacagacaccaaacctccacactattgctgatgtatAGAAGTGTTTGCTGAGAGGAGCTAGATATGGCTATTTCCTGAGATCTTCTACCAGCATCTGACACATTCAGATCCACATATTTATAGTCAACTGTCAGATAGTGCTGTGGACATGAATGGAA
This window harbors:
- the LOC116908059 gene encoding zinc finger and SCAN domain containing protein 4F-like, translating into MASEIKESLKHKTAAKYLQKDNLEFIPTHASPVQWGEIFSDSSSAQLNFSPSKNGFSAKQELQKLWEMFNSWLQPEKQSKEQMISQLVLEQFLLTGHCKDNVVLKEIWEASGRNMGRFMEGLTDECLKPPIMVYVSMQGQEALFSENMPLKEVIRLLEQQKSATSLIPESTKMPEHITEDILLSTGQENSENKHTSGNSTEVNIGDSSTGHEMNSLLIIQKEPCPEQEEGLASFQFAQGARASQGNSSHHVEFLSAHTCRDIPMEAQPVIFYRTNTSEDREECCTTSKNATQEKGGDNIPMRKMDSIFINQRMYHPEPKMGDVSYGVPQDFTRRSPGTSTSQQESLGLSFSEDDPRDIPGVNSRPEKLTSEAVLLYQYQEANSTNKSHQKRLHVGAKQYNCEKCPRTFKYASHLSLHQRTHQNKKAFVCPTCQKTFKRASDLRCHEIIHNPEKPFKCSTCEKSFSHKTNLKAHERIHTGEKPYVCSLCNHRFCQSSTYNRHLRNVHKSD